The Chrysemys picta bellii isolate R12L10 chromosome 5, ASM1138683v2, whole genome shotgun sequence genome includes a window with the following:
- the LOC101941653 gene encoding probable N-acetyltransferase camello isoform X1 has protein sequence MSNGSGQRHVGALGASGSGVAERGSPGRSGAMADYRIREYRDEDYEAVREMFATGMSEYVPTLCVHVLKQPWVILVLACTFCVLLTSSKSLLLPILAVTLLLAMGRQLLGYFWTMYIEHCLKEDLLDIRTTYMCSKGSCFWVAEAEECVVGTVAARPSAEQEGELMLKRMSVRKDYRGLGVAKALCQAVICFAQQQGCRAVVLNTLMVQDEARLMYERVGFEKYRDDVLPTVYGRLANVTISKYRYGVPRRS, from the exons ATGAGCAACGGCTCCGGGCAGCGTcacgtgggtgctctgggggccTCTGGAAGTGGCGTTGCAGAGCGAGGGAGCCCGGGGCGGTCG gGCGCCATGGCAGACTATCGGATCCGCGAGTACAGAGACGAGGACTACGAGGCGGTGCGCGAGATGTTTGCCACTGGGATGAGCGAGTACGTCCCCACCCTGTGCGTGCACGTGCTAAAGCAGCCCTGGGTGATCCTGGTACTGGCCTGCACCTTCTGCGTTCTGCTCACCAGCTCCAAGTCCCTCCTGCTGCCCATCCTGGCCGTCACGCTGCTACTGGCTATGGGGCGGCAGCTGCTCGGCTACTTCTGGACCATGTATATCGAGCACTGCTTAAAGGAGGACCTGCTGGACATCAGGACGACCTACATGTGTAGCAAGGGCTCCTGCTTCTGGGTGGCAGAAGCGGAGGAGTGTGTGGTGGGCACCGTGGCTGCCAGGCCGTCTGCCGAGCAGGAGGGGGAGCTGATGCTGAAGCGGATGTCGGTGCGGAAGGACTACCGGGGGCTGGGCGTCGCCAAGGCGCTCTGCCAGGCGGTGATCTGCTTcgcccagcagcagggctgccGCGCCGTGGTGCTGAACACCCTGATGGTGCAGGACGAGGCCCGCCTGATGTACGAGCGGGTGGGCTTCGAGAAGTACCGTGACGACGTGCTGCCCACCGTCTACGGGAGACTGGCCAACGTCACCATCTCCAAGTACAGGTACGGCGTCCCCCGCAGGAGCTGA
- the LOC101941653 gene encoding probable N-acetyltransferase camello isoform X2, protein MADYRIREYRDEDYEAVREMFATGMSEYVPTLCVHVLKQPWVILVLACTFCVLLTSSKSLLLPILAVTLLLAMGRQLLGYFWTMYIEHCLKEDLLDIRTTYMCSKGSCFWVAEAEECVVGTVAARPSAEQEGELMLKRMSVRKDYRGLGVAKALCQAVICFAQQQGCRAVVLNTLMVQDEARLMYERVGFEKYRDDVLPTVYGRLANVTISKYRYGVPRRS, encoded by the coding sequence ATGGCAGACTATCGGATCCGCGAGTACAGAGACGAGGACTACGAGGCGGTGCGCGAGATGTTTGCCACTGGGATGAGCGAGTACGTCCCCACCCTGTGCGTGCACGTGCTAAAGCAGCCCTGGGTGATCCTGGTACTGGCCTGCACCTTCTGCGTTCTGCTCACCAGCTCCAAGTCCCTCCTGCTGCCCATCCTGGCCGTCACGCTGCTACTGGCTATGGGGCGGCAGCTGCTCGGCTACTTCTGGACCATGTATATCGAGCACTGCTTAAAGGAGGACCTGCTGGACATCAGGACGACCTACATGTGTAGCAAGGGCTCCTGCTTCTGGGTGGCAGAAGCGGAGGAGTGTGTGGTGGGCACCGTGGCTGCCAGGCCGTCTGCCGAGCAGGAGGGGGAGCTGATGCTGAAGCGGATGTCGGTGCGGAAGGACTACCGGGGGCTGGGCGTCGCCAAGGCGCTCTGCCAGGCGGTGATCTGCTTcgcccagcagcagggctgccGCGCCGTGGTGCTGAACACCCTGATGGTGCAGGACGAGGCCCGCCTGATGTACGAGCGGGTGGGCTTCGAGAAGTACCGTGACGACGTGCTGCCCACCGTCTACGGGAGACTGGCCAACGTCACCATCTCCAAGTACAGGTACGGCGTCCCCCGCAGGAGCTGA